The segment GCTAAGatttttcatattaattttatacCTCCCGGGTGATGTTTAAGATAATGGGTAATTTCATatactttatttttataaattacCCAAGCatcatcttttttattatgttta is part of the Plasmodium gaboni strain SY75 chromosome Unknown, whole genome shotgun sequence genome and harbors:
- a CDS encoding putative cytochrome b5-like heme/steroid binding protein, yielding QLKNDIAKPDKPITKEEVAKHNKKDDAWVIYKNKVYEITHYLKHHPG